Within the Salvia hispanica cultivar TCC Black 2014 chromosome 4, UniMelb_Shisp_WGS_1.0, whole genome shotgun sequence genome, the region TCCTTAATTTGTGTTTACATGTGTTGATTGAGTAACtgaaagagaataaaagaTTATGTGTGACTTAGGTGGCAATCATGTTGAAAGAAACTTGAACGAAACTCCTTTGAAATTATTACGTGAAAAGATTCTCTCCACATTTTCACCTCTCATTTACATGAATAATTCTTTTTATCCtaatcttctttctctctctcacacacacacaaacacacactcTCTTTATCAAAAGATGATGTATCTTTGATACTGGATTTATTAAAAGTAGCCTATTTTATTAGGTGTAGCATCTACAAGATGTAAAAACCTAATTTCAACATGGACATACATGCACTTAGATAAAATAGGTGAAATTTGAAGCATATATGGTGTTAATTATCTAactaattaatccatgatCACCTTTTACAGGAAGATTGGGTACTATGCAGAGTGTTCCACAAATCAAGAAGTGAAAATAGCAACAATTTCATGAGCCCACATAACTTCGACGATCCCATAATTTCCTCAACAAATAATGAACGTATCAACATTACACCTTGTGGCCATCAAAATATCACTTCGTTGTTCAATCACAACCAATCCCACCAACACAATGTAGGCGGCCcgaaccctaaccctaaccctaaccctagcacCTCTCTCGGGCTTGATTTCGACCTATCACGTGACCATCACATGAATCACCAGCCTTATTGCTCGAGCTCTCATGGCTATGTCCACAACAAATTGGGTGAGGCTACAAAGTGTGAGGAAGACTATGGATTCTTGTTCGATTTCGATGGCTCCAATGTTGCTCCATCGAGCCTTGAAGATATGCGGTTTGTTGATGATAGTAGTTCGGTTTTCATCTAAGTATGTGGGATTTGATAATCGCTTTGTTAttggtatatatatacttatatataaatttatatgtttgtGTGATGTAGCATGTTTAGGAGGGAGATTAGTGAGTATGTGTTTGTAGTTAGTGATGTGTGATGAAGATTGTATTTGATTTGTATATTTCAAAAAGGAATTTATGTGGGTAGTTTTATAATCAAGGATTTAATTACTTAACTggttactttttaaaataaattttaaccCATTTTAAGCAAAGTTAAGGACTGTTTGTAATGTGAAAACATAAAACCACAAAAGAGTGGCGCTTGATTTGTcaaatttaccaaaaatatagtacttggttctttaattacaattaaattaatttagttcCGCAGTCCCTATGTTTAAGGGTCATCTCATAATTACAAATGTGATATACTTTGGCCTAGTAGTAATTAGGGCGTGCGTAACTTCCCCATCCACAAAAGATAGACCCATTTATAAATGGTACTACGAGTTTATTGCTTAATTgataaagtactccctccgtctaaaTTAGCCTAATTTTAATAGCCATGTCAAATCTACTCTTTTCTTCTAAAACAATCTCTTATACTACTAGATGGCCTTATCTCAATGTAAGGCCCAATTAATgcccaaaataattagaatattgGTACCAACTTCTCTCccagaaaatatcaaataattttgtgtTGGGCttgataattttctttataaattttgatggggtatattttgtatataaaaaaactaatcaTAGGTTTCAAGGTTTGATATCAATcatacattttatattttgtatatatatttttcaaaaaatacgATGGCAAGACTATGAATCCATGGCACGTCTTTCTGGCCCAAtttccaaattattttaatccacGGCCCACGCCACGTATCACTGTTTCTATTTAtggaaaaacaataaaatttttacttaCCAAAATTCATTCAAGAATGTTCTTGTTCCCAATTTTTGAATCCGGGTTTATCAGTATAAGCTGGAATACTGAAGAGCGATAATATTCCAAATTACCTCCTCTTTCTGCTGCTTCCTTTTCTTTAATGACGTTCCTATACTGCTAATTTATTCCATCGGTATGTATttcattctaattttattctgTTCTCggctttctttctttttttttgtttaaatttggTGACATGCAGTACAATTGAGTGCAGTAGTTGTTATTGCTTCTGTATCTGTAGCAATGTGGTTTATTACGCAATTATTCTGCTTAAAAGACTTTTTCTTGGTTAATTGAGTTTACTGGAAATTGTTCTGTTATTTCCTAATGTgaattaaaaagtttttacCTGAATTTCGAAGTTTCGAATTTTACCTGAATCTTGTgaattaaaaagtttttattagGGCTGCCATGATTGTAGTATGTTTTGTTCCAGTCTTGTTCAGGAGAGAGATGTAAAGCactaaaaatgtgattttttttatattcaggAGAGACATGTGAAACATAACGAGATGAATTACATTTCAGTGTTTATCTTTCTAGTTGTGAGTCACTGATGAAATTGAGATCATAGTTTAACAACAACAGGGTTTTTGCTTCTTCATAGTCAGAGACTGATGGTCGGGGCGAAGAGATCTATAAAGAATGTCACAGACAACGAAGAAGAGAATCTATCAGTTCCACCCGGATTTGTGTCATTGACATCCctgaaattgaagaagataGTAACTGATCCGAATTCTGCTACAGAAAGGGATCGTGGACCTGGGTTAGTTGGGGTTCCTCTTAGAAATTCTGACCTCGAATCATTTAAGATGTCACTTTTACAGAGACCATGGATATCTCATGGCCAATTTGAGCGTGTTCGGCATCAAGACGACTCTGCACAGATTGGAAATAACTTGGTCGTTCTCTATTCTCTCCTATGCAATTATAGATGAACATATTACCAAATATCAAAACATGCAGTTaaacatattttgaaattcCTCTTATTCTTGGATTTGTAGATGTAAGTTCATAATATACCTTCATTTTATGCAGTAGgacataaatacaaaatagaaaacattAATTAGATCATTGTAGCAATATTTGTACTATTATAAGCTGTTCGATTATCTTTGAGATCCCTGTCAGCTGGTATTACTTATAGGTGGGTTTCTCTTAAATCAAGGGATGTACACTTTGTGTTGCATGGTTTGTGAATTTTGATGCATTCTTAAGTGCTGACATACTCGTTAAGGTATTTGTATAGCCACCTGATATAATTTTGAGACAATTTTAAAACGAGGCTTGCATGTTAGCGCCTGATCAGAACATGAGTATGGCGCTTTGAAACTTCTTTTATCTATTGCATATTGAAATTCTGAATTGTGACCAGAAATTAAGGGATGATGCGAATGATACATCCATCATACCTGCTTCATAAATGAAGATTGTAACTGAAATATTATCTTAAGTGTATGGAAATACACTGTTCGATGTGCTTTATGGTTTGGCATTACTTAAGTGGTCACATGCACAGCTTTTTTGGCGtattttattcacttattATTCTTAGACTACAATTTTATAGTTAGCGTAGCATACAGTTTTATAGTCAGGTCAACACCTGACAgtgtttcttcatttttctcttaatGAATTGCTCTCAGTTAGATTGCCCCTAATGACTAATAATCAAGTTATCTTCCCCAGAAAGTTCCTGTTGGTGCTCCCCTCCCCAAAGGAGTGATACGGGGATGTGAAAACTGCCATGATTGTGTGAAGGTTCTTTATTTATTCCTTTTATTACTGTTTTATAAACTGTATTACCTTGGAACTTATTCTGTGTAGCAGTAAGACCATTATATCCTGTCTAAGGAATATCTTGTAGGTTACTGCTAGATGGCATCCCGAAGATTCATATTTGCCTCCGCTTGATGATGCTCCGGTGTTCAGACCAACTGAAGAGGTATATTGCTGCATCCGGTTTCTCCCCCCATTTTTACTCTACCATTGTGGCTCAATGGAAAAGAATTTGGTTCTGTAGATGCCAGATGGTAATCTAAATGAACTTGAATCTTGCCGCAGGAATTCAGGGACACTCTGAAATACATAGCCAATATACGACCAAGAGCAGAGAATTATGGAATTTGCCGCATTGTCCCCCCTCCTTCCTGGAGACCACCCTGCCTTCTGGAAAATAAAGAGATATGGGAAGCTTCAAAATTTAGCTCGCATGTACAAAAGATTGATGGGCTCCAGAAATTGTTTTCAAAGAGAAAAGGATCTAGGTTGCATGAAAAGATCGAAACTGCAATGCCAAAAGATGCAAAAATCGGGAAGCTTGATTCTTCCAATGAATGTGTTGGAGATTCTGAGGAAGATAAAGCATTGGATTTAGTTTCTAATTTTGAGAGTGGACCTGAATTTACTCTTAAAAGCTTTAAAAAGTATGCTGATGATTTCAAGGTACAATATTTTCGTGAGAATGACACAGTAGCTGCCTCAGGCCCAAAACGCAGTGAACCACTAATTGCGAGAGTTGAGAGCGAATATTGGAGAATTGTGGAGAAACCAAGAGAAGAAATAGaggtaaaagagaaaagatcAATAATTTGCTGCTATCTTTTTACCTCATAGAATGAATTCTCTTGTTAGGTGCTTTTTGGTACTGAGGTGGCTAATCAGACCATAGCAAGCGGATTTCCTGTTGCTACCACTCCAGCAAAAGGTACGGGGAAATATGTGAAATCCGGATGGAACTTGAATAATACTGCAGAGCTCTATGGTTCCCTTCTTCCATTTGGATGCTACAGTTCATCCACTGTTTCAGTTCCTCAGATTTTCATTGGGATGTGCTTTGCATCAGAGTGCTGggtaatattttgaatatcctagattttttgctttatttggTTCTCAACATCTGCTTGATAGTTTCCTTCAGGAATGCATTTATCTCATTGCACATAAATATTTCCATTACAGATTTCACATTTATTGCTTTCTCTTAGTGTAGGTTCTCACTACATTGTTTTCCTGTTTGATTTGTTGGAGAAACAGAGAAATGAAGATCACCATTTGTATTCATTATCTTACATGCACATGGGTAGCCCTAAAGTGTGGTATTCTATCCCAGGGAAGTGTTTCTTCAAGTTTGCGAAAGTTGTAAAGAAATGGTTTCCGAAGCTGTCAAAACATCCCGAGTTGCTCCACGAGCATGTGAGTAACTTTCTTCTTTTGAACATGGTTTGTAAAAGTTGTTAGTGGGTAACTTGTTGtgttatatttaatcattacCTGGTTGAAAGGAATCAATACTCTTGATATGGATCCCGTTGAAGCTTTGATTATTTTCAACTTCATGTACTCAGTCACCTAGAGTTCTGTAATATCCGTTGATTTTGAACTCCAGCATACCAGATAGTGACTCCTTTTTCTAATTAGTTTGTGCTTTGTGAAGAATGCGGTTACTACTATTTCTAAATAAATGTAGATACAACATGGGttgttaaataataaatgctGATATCTGTTAATTCCCAGTTGCTTGATTTGGCATCATAATActtaattgaagaaaaaaattgaaaataaatgtaaatggTGTTAGTTTCTGTTACTAATAGTTTCAGTTTCCTCTAAAATACTCCAAATTGTAAGGGTGCAAGatgtattttctattttaatttttttttaggtttgTCTACTTACTttctttagttattttatcATCATGTACGTTAtaagaaatatgaaatgaatCGTTACTGCTGCAGTTTGTTATTCATTGCTTATGTTATGGATCATATACATTAGGTGAGGCTTATCAGATTTAATGCCCTGGATAAGAACTGATCGcttgctttttctttttgtatcTCAGGTTGCTCAACTCTCACCCTCAGTTCTAATCGCTGAGGGGATTCCAGTATTCCGTTGTCTGCAATATCCCTTTGAATATGTTGTCACATTCCCTGGAGCTTACCATTCGAAATTTAGTTGTGGGTTCAATTGTTCGGAAGCAGTGTGTTTTGCTCCTATAGACTGGTTGCCTCATGGCCAGAACATAATAGAACATTATGCTGGATATGGTTTCAAGACGTTGCTCTCTCATGATAAGCTGTTGTTAGGAGCAGCAAAGGAAGCTGTGACTTATCTGTGGGATTCTCTTACAAACAAAAGCTCCAACTCCAAAATCCATTTTTGGAGAAGCGCCTGTGGGGCGGATGGAACCTTTACAAGATTAGTGAAGGTATGCCTCgatttaaatgattattaatgataagaattttaaaaagtttcgTATAGAGGATTTGATCTTATCTCATCTATGATTCTCTTTCCCTTCAGCTACGTGTCGAAAATGAGAGCATAAGGAGGAAACACCTATGCAACATGCCGATGTCTAGATCACTGGGTGAAGTTGATGATGCCACTAAACGAGAGTGCTGTATATGCTTATACGATTTATACCTTTCTGCCGTGGTCTGTTCATGTTCCCCTAATAGATATTCTTGCCTGCGCCATGTAAAGCACCTTTGTTCTTGTGGTTGGACAGCCAAAGAGTTTCTCTTCAGATACAAAATTGATGAGTTGGAGCTTCTGGTTGAGGCTTTGAAAGGGAACATGAAAGCTATATATAGCTGGGCTAAGAATATACAGAAACTCGCTACAAGTGATAAGGATCATACAAGAAAGAATCCCAATGCCACTTCTTTATGTGAGTCGAATGGCTTAGCCGCTTAGCTACCAGAAAAGGTGTGATGCCTGCTCTTGATGTGGCCATCAGTGAGAGGGCTCGTGTCGTGCCAGCCTCTATGAAAGAAGAGCGTAGGGATACAACAAGAGCGTCTCCGGATCAGAAAGCTGTGATTCTCTTGAGCGACAATGAGGAGTGAATCCACCTACATTCTACCACGCTTTGTTGATTTAGTCATATGTCGTATTGCCTATAAATTTTGTAAGTAAATAGGAATGTACTCATAATGATTTGTGATATTGAGCTCCTTTGCTcttagtataatttaatgcATTTAGATTAACTGCCTGAATTGGGTAAATTTGGAAGTGGTGTTTATCTTTATTGCTAGCATATATACTTCTCAGTTtccctaaaatagaaactttggGGATAGtatatatgagttttaatgcgaaattaataatatgggagataaaaaaaagaaaataaacagtTGAATTAGTATTAGTGGATGGTGGATCCACATCATTAGTTATGTAATGTGTGATgaatttttgcaaaaatagATAACAATCAATTATGCGGGATGAAttcaaattatagaaaataattatttttttggacgaaaTGAATATACAAAAGATGTGgttcaaataaaaatctagTGTGAGAATTATGACACCTTTGCATTGAACTTGGTATGAATATgcattatatgtatatttgtatatgaaaaatagtcatctctttttattatatgtctttcactaaaattaatctttatttatctattttaagtttttctaTTTGTTGAGATGGGTCACATTTTTCACTagcaatactttaattatttcttttatgaatatctctcttttattttatcaattttacattaaaacttattATCTACtggtaaaattattttttatcggCCGATATAGGTACCATAAGTTATTGCATTGAGTTCCTGAAGGTAGAATCGATTTTTGGTGAATGTAGAATTTAGTATAGGGTTGGGTTATTGTgaaagtttcaattttcatgatATCAACATAAATTCGGGAAGATGTAGATATTTGATTAGACAATTTTCATGTGTTATTATGAATATAAGtacaattttatatacaaGTTATAAAACAATTGTATTATTTGTACAtacattttatgaaataaacgGCATAATTAGGACAAAACACATGCAATTAGAATACATAAATATGTACTTTTATACAAAGATAACAAAAGCGGGTAACACAGTAATCCGACATAGGTGACAGAGTCGCACGTGGGAATGGGGAAGTAGGACCCACTCACCCACACGTCTAATCGGTTTGACCAAAGAAAGCGGGATTCTCGTACGGTCTATCAATCTTACCCTTTTCCCGCACTCTCACACTCTATACTACTAAgtcatttgaaatttttaaaaagaggaaatattttatttttatttaagttgtAAAACTTTAATAGCTCAAAAATGGTGTAGGTTAACTCCTTATTGACTTTGAACTATTATAATGTTGAAGGGCCATGTGGTAAATATAGCATTT harbors:
- the LOC125224337 gene encoding NAC domain-containing protein 21/22-like; its protein translation is MGLRDIGETLPPGFRFYPSDEELVCHYLYKKITNEEVLRGTLVEIDLHVCEPWQLPEVAKLNSNEWYFFSFRDRKYATGFRTNRATTSGYWKATGKDRTVLDPQTKAVVGMRKTLVFYKNRAPNGTKTGWIMHEFRLENPHVPPKEDWVLCRVFHKSRSENSNNFMSPHNFDDPIISSTNNERINITPCGHQNITSLFNHNQSHQHNVGGPNPNPNPNPSTSLGLDFDLSRDHHMNHQPYCSSSHGYVHNKLGEATKCEEDYGFLFDFDGSNVAPSSLEDMRFVDDSSSVFI
- the LOC125222893 gene encoding putative lysine-specific demethylase JMJ16 isoform X1; translated protein: MVGAKRSIKNVTDNEEENLSVPPGFVSLTSLKLKKIVTDPNSATERDRGPGLVGVPLRNSDLESFKMSLLQRPWISHGQFERVRHQDDSAQIGNNLKVPVGAPLPKGVIRGCENCHDCVKVTARWHPEDSYLPPLDDAPVFRPTEEEFRDTLKYIANIRPRAENYGICRIVPPPSWRPPCLLENKEIWEASKFSSHVQKIDGLQKLFSKRKGSRLHEKIETAMPKDAKIGKLDSSNECVGDSEEDKALDLVSNFESGPEFTLKSFKKYADDFKVQYFRENDTVAASGPKRSEPLIARVESEYWRIVEKPREEIEVLFGTEVANQTIASGFPVATTPAKGTGKYVKSGWNLNNTAELYGSLLPFGCYSSSTVSVPQIFIGMCFASECWRNEDHHLYSLSYMHMGSPKVWYSIPGKCFFKFAKVVKKWFPKLSKHPELLHEHVAQLSPSVLIAEGIPVFRCLQYPFEYVVTFPGAYHSKFSCGFNCSEAVCFAPIDWLPHGQNIIEHYAGYGFKTLLSHDKLLLGAAKEAVTYLWDSLTNKSSNSKIHFWRSACGADGTFTRLVKLRVENESIRRKHLCNMPMSRSLGEVDDATKRECCICLYDLYLSAVVCSCSPNRYSCLRHVKHLCSCGWTAKEFLFRYKIDELELLVEALKGNMKAIYSWAKNIQKLATSDKDHTRKNPNATSLCESNGLAA
- the LOC125222893 gene encoding putative lysine-specific demethylase JMJ16 isoform X2; protein product: MVGAKRSIKNVTDNEEENLSVPPGFVSLTSLKLKKIVTDPNSATERDRGPGLVGVPLRNSDLESFKMSLLQRPWISHGQFERVRHQDDSAQIGNNLKVPVGAPLPKGVIRGCENCHDCVKVTARWHPEDSYLPPLDDAPVFRPTEEEFRDTLKYIANIRPRAENYGICRIVPPPSWRPPCLLENKEIWEASKFSSHVQKIDGLQKLFSKRKGSRLHEKIETAMPKDAKIGKLDSSNECVGDSEEDKALDLVSNFESGPEFTLKSFKKYADDFKVQYFRENDTVAASGPKRSEPLIARVESEYWRIVEKPREEIEVLFGTEVANQTIASGFPVATTPAKVPQIFIGMCFASECWRNEDHHLYSLSYMHMGSPKVWYSIPGKCFFKFAKVVKKWFPKLSKHPELLHEHVAQLSPSVLIAEGIPVFRCLQYPFEYVVTFPGAYHSKFSCGFNCSEAVCFAPIDWLPHGQNIIEHYAGYGFKTLLSHDKLLLGAAKEAVTYLWDSLTNKSSNSKIHFWRSACGADGTFTRLVKLRVENESIRRKHLCNMPMSRSLGEVDDATKRECCICLYDLYLSAVVCSCSPNRYSCLRHVKHLCSCGWTAKEFLFRYKIDELELLVEALKGNMKAIYSWAKNIQKLATSDKDHTRKNPNATSLCESNGLAA